The Candidatus Peregrinibacteria bacterium nucleotide sequence GATAGCTCCTTTTGACAAATTCTTCACCGCATATACCAAAATTTCCTCATTGTCGGTTTCGGCGATTGAAACTATACGAGCTATTTTGTGCATACTGATTTCTCCTCTGATAAATGATGTGCGAAGCTCAGAGAGATTTTCATCTTCAAGCTTCCTGTCTATTTGAATTGCACGTTGTACTTGGAGTTTGCTCAGCCCTGCGAGCCTTGCACCAAACTCGACAACCGTTTCAAACCCTTTTTTCTCATAAAGTTTTCGTCTATTTACTTCGGGTATCAGACCTATGAATTTGCGTTTCCAGTGGATGACGTTTTTTCCAAAATTTTCACATAGACCGATGAGTTCTTTGTCAGAAAGTTTTTCGACAACAAAAGTTTTTTCCATGAGTTTTTAACTAAAAATTATTGTGATTTATGGGTGAATTACCAATGGTGATTTTGTGAACAAATTATAACATTCGCTCACCATTTTCGGTCAAGGTTAAAACGTGAGAAATCTTGAACCACAAGCCAAAAAACCCAATTTTAACTTGCGGTAAAATACAAATATTACATGGTGAGTATTGACTTACTTTTCGTAGATGTTTTAACTGATAAATTGGTGAGTTTTGACTGATGAAGGTGGGTCGAAAAATTACCAACTCTAAGTATGTATTTTACGTAGCGAATCCCTAGTATATTTTAATATTTTTTATGTTTCATAATTCACGCATAGCATCAATTATTTCATCAAAAGTTGTTTCTTTACTAAACATAAGTGCCTGATCAAGAGTAAAAAATCCATTTTTCAAAACAAATTGAGAAACGGTTAATCCTGCGCCTGTAGAAGAAATCCCAGTTGTGATGGACACTCCGGCTTCTATAGATGGAGCCGAGGATTTTGAAGTACAAGTGACTGGAAATAACGATTTTTCGCCCACATTATCGGTGAAATTCGGTGCATAAATATTGATTCGCTCTAGCCCAATAAGTACTGCGGGGACACCTAATTTCTCACCAAGATCACGGACAAGGGAACGGATATAAGTGCCTTTTGATACAGCATATCGAACACCACTGAGCACCGGCACAAAGCACACCTCCTCTCCAATACTCACCTCGGAAACTTCATCCATCACATAATCAATCCCGCCATCATCATCTGTAGGAAAAACTGTTATTTCACGTGTTTTCAATTCCACCTCGATGCCCTTGCGAGCAAGCTCATAAGCACGTTTCCCATTTACTTTGAGAGCTGAGAATTGTGGTGGTAACTGCTGCTGGACTCCTACAAACGAATTAAGAGCAGACACTATTTTTTCCAATTGAAAATCATAAGGCTCAGTACAAACTGACAAATCAGAGCAGTCCAAATCAAATGTCGGACTTTCAATCCCAAATCCAATATCAGCAATATATGTTTTGTTAAAGTCACTAAACCGGCTCATAGCAGAGGTACCCTTGCCAATACCTATGATCAAAAGCCCGGTTGCAAATGGATCAAGAGTACCACTATGGCCGACTTTTAACCTCTTCAGAGTAAAGCCTCGCTCTCGAAGTCCGCGCTCAAGAATACCCCGAATCAATTTCACACAATCAAAAGAAGTCCATCCATGAGGTTTATTCACAAGGAGAAAACCGGATAACTTTTCTGAAATTTCCATACACACTAAAAGTTAACTGACAAAACACTTATTCCCACTAACTTTCTCACCACCTGGAAGAGTCAATTCAAGTTCACGACTTAGAAGTTCACGAGCAACGACTCGATCATCCCATGGAATTAGTTTATCACCCATAGCTTGAACCTCTTCACAACCTTTACCGGCAATAACTACAGTATCATTTTTGCGAGCGACTGTAAGCCCTAGACGAATAGCTTCTTTGCGATCCGGAATAAGCCAAAGCCCTTTATTGCCAACGCAAGGCCCCTCTTCACGTTTTATACCTTTCGCGATATCTTTGAGAATCTCCATACGATCTTCAGTATAAGGATCATCATCCGTAAGCACTATAAAGTCAGCATATTTATCAGCAACCTCGCCCATCTTTGATCTTTTTGACCTATCCCGACCACCACCGGTACACCCAAAAATAAGTATTAACTTACCTTTTGTAAGGGGTTTGAAAATCTCACAAAGCTGTTTCAGAGAATCCACAGTATGCGCATAATCCACTACAACAGAAAAGTCCTGCCCTGTATCTATCCATTCTTGACGACCTGGGATCGGTTCAAGATCCTCAAGTGCATCCTTGATTGCATGAGTGCTTATACCATTTGCGAGAGCTGCACTGATTGCAGCAAGAGTGTTATATATATTGAACTTACCTACAAGCTTGGTGACAATTCTCTCATTGTGATTTGGGATTTTTAGAACAAATTCAGTCCCACCGGCATGTAAATTTATAAATTCAGCCGTACATGTGCCCCGATTCAATCCATATATATAAGTAAAATCTGATGCAACGTCTTTGAACTCATCGTAATATTGATCATCTTGATTTAGCACTGCAACTTTCTTCACATTTGCCTTACGTTTACCTGCGCTAAGACTTCGAAAAAGCTTCAACTTCTCCCCTCTATATGCCTTGTGACTACCATGATATTCTATGTGATCTTCATCGATTTGAGTAAGCACGGCTGTATCGACATTCACACCATATATACGATGCTGAGTTATAGCATGAGATGAAACCTCCAAAACCGCATGAGTACAGCCGGCTTTTACCATGTCTCGTAGCATTTTCTGAAGAACAAATGGTGAAGGCGTATTTTGCTTCGTCTTGTTCACCCATCTATTACCTGCGATTTGAAAATGAGTACTGGTTGTCATACCAACTTTGTGCCCACTACTTTCAAATATTTTCGCGATAAGATGACATGTAGTTGTTTTACCTTTTGTTCCGGTCACACCTATAACGGTCATCCGACTGGCAGGGAACCCATAATAAACAGCAGCGGCCACAGCTTTTAACTTATGATATGCGAGCCTAAAAGGATGTCTATCCGGGAAAATTTTTTTAACGAAATCCATTATTTAAAAATTATTTAATCTGCGCATGTAAATTCATGCTCGAAAAAAAACTTCTTCGCTTTTTTCACATCTTTCTCTATTTGCGCTACTAGATCATCCGGATTTGAAAATTTCTCAACACTGCGGAGTTTATGAAACACCTCTGTATGAGCCTCTACCCCATATAACTCACGATCTTCAAAATCAAAAAGATAAACTTCAAAAGTCTCGGCTCCATCAAATGTATCCCGAGGCCCTAAATGCATAACCCCAAGGTACTGCGCATCCGGCAATGAAACGCGACATGCATAGACACCGGTCTCAAACTCACTAAAGTCCGGATAAACCAAATTTATAGTAGGAAACCCTAGAGTTTTACCCATACCGGCTCCACGAATTATTGGGGACGTAACCGCAAACAATTCTTTTATCATATCGAATTCATATTAAATATTACTCCAAATCACCGGCCATTTTTGGCTCAATCACGCCATACGTATTATCTTCTTTTCTATAAATCATAGAAAACCTATTTGTATCCAAATTCTCAAATATAAAACAACTATGTCCGATCAATTCCATCTGCTCTATAGCTTCTTCTTCGTGCATAGCCTCTGTATTTGAATAACGTTTTCTGCGAGTAATCAAAACCGGTGGAGGGGTAAATTCTTCATTTACGATGCGTGGGATCTGTATACCTGCTGATTCCATCACCCATCTACCCTCTTTGTCACGTTTGTGACTTCTCGATGCATAACGATTCACCTGTTTTTTTAATTTTGCGACAGCCAAATCTATGGCTTCTGTAACCTGATTCGCATGAACTTCTGCACGCAATATAGACTTTGGCACAGCCATAGTAATCTGACATTCTACATGCTTACCTTCTGTCCTATTTACAGCTTTCTTAATTTCAACTTTAACCCGTGTCGAAGGATCGTCCACACGATCACCAAGACTCCCCAAGGCTGCGATCTTATCTGTGACATACGACTTATGCTCAGGATTTACCAATATATCGTGCGTAGTGATATCTATCTGCATATTTATAGGAGGTTAAGAATTAATGCCCTTTCGGTAAAAGATTATAACGGAAAGGAAGAAGCAGAGAAAGAAACAATCAATATTTCCTGTTTACAGAAATTCATTTCGCAATTAAAACCGCCTAATATTTATTTGAATGAGCCAACTTTATACCTTCAACCAAATCCAATAAAGCTTTCTCCGGATCTAGGGCCTTCATAATTCCGGAAGCTATGAGTATACCGCTTGCACCAAGCTCAAATGCAATTTTTACATCTCGACAATCCTTAATACCGGCCCCAATAATCACCTTGCCCTCGCCTATAAATTCAACAGAACGATCTATAATTTCAGGATTGGCAGTTGAAACAGAGATATCACCACCTATGAGCTCTGTAGGCTCAACAGCTATCATATCAGGATCAAATTCAAGGAATGCTACGCCCTCTTCCGCACTCTCAGCACACACTATTTGCTTGAGACCAACTTCTTTGGCACGACGAATACAGTGAGCAAGTTCATCACGATTTATACGTTTTTCGGAATGATTTAGAAGAGTTCCATATGCTCCAACATCCTTTACAGCTTCAGGCAATACTCCACCAGTCCCCTTACCACATGAAATAGGATCAATATGTTGTACAAACACAGGGATATCCACAGAATTAACAATCTCTTTGAGATCAAGTGCTGAAACGGCAATACCTATAGACACGCCAGTCTCTTTTGCGACCTTTTCATGGATTTTTGCCATGCGGACTGCGTCCGCCCCAAAGCCTTCATCATAGACTTTGAAATTCGTAATAATCAGTGGAAATTTCATAATAAAAAGTTACATAACAGAAAGAAATATAGTACACATGAACATAATCGACAATAGATAGATTTGTGTAATAGTTTCAGACATTTAGAACAGTGTAGTTGAGACGTTGCTTTTGTAAGCGGAATTTGATGGCTCCGAACTTGAGAGGCGGAAGAAAATGCTTGGTCTTTTGTGGTCGTTTTTCATTGAAATACTTAAGCGTCTTTAAGTTCATCATATGCAATTGTGAGAGTGAAGTAAACGTCCTTCCTCGATATACTTTAAACCACTGCCAACGTATCTTTGCCAACTGTTTTTCTTTTACTTCCTAGTGAATTTCGAGTAATTTTGCTTTGGACATCGTGTGTTTGGGTTAAGTTATAGCGATTTAATTCTACCACGGTGTCCTAAATGTGTGTGTACTATATAACATATTAAAAATAATACTTGACGCGGGCGCAACAAGGTTATACAATCACGCCTTATAATAATTTATAAATCTACAATTATGTCACTGGACAAAAAAATAGTCGATGATAAAGAAGTAATGGAAATTATAAAAAATGCACTTGGTCTTGGTGAAAGTGACCTTAGTAATATAACGCCTATTTTACCTGCAATTGACTCAAAGGCAATCCTTGCAAAATTTGACGAAGAAACCGCATCTTTACAATCCAATCCTAAAGAAGCATTCACACTTCCGGATTTCAATGATTTAGAAGTTAAATCTGATATAGAAGAAGAAAAAACAAGGATTTCAGAGATAAAAGCTCAACATGCAAAAACATTATATCAACTTGCACAATCGGTGACCAAACGTGAAAAAATCGCTGTCCAAGCAGAAATTGAAAGAGAAAAGGCAATCATAGAATATTTAGACACTCTAATCAGCGCATATGAGTCAATGTTAATCGTCGCAAACAATAAATATGAATATAAAACTTTGTACGAACGAACAGCGGCTGAACTTAAAACTAAAATTGAAGAACTTGATAGTGACATTCAAGCTTTAAAAAAAAGTAAGCAAGCAGCTGAAAGCCGAAAAGAAACTGCTACAAATACAGTTATACGTAAACTAAAAGAGATAACATGGCTTCAAAGTGAGAAACCGAGTGAAGAGATAAAAGCAAATAACACTCTAATAGACACTCTAACACGTGAACTAGAGGAGAAGGCTACGCAACGTGATGCTGCAGACACAAATTTACAAACTGTAAGGAGAGAATTTAATGATATAAAAGTATCTCCAGAAGAAGAAAAACTAAACGAGGCAAGAGATACTATAGCTAAGAGAGATGAGGAGATCAAAGAAATTGAATGGGAAATAACGAAGGCCGTAACAGAAAGGGATTATGGCCTTATGGGAACTAAAGCCCAAGAGTGTCTAAGCAAAATTGCAGAAAAAGAGCAAGCGGCAGGCACACTCGCCGACCTTATGAAACAAATGCTAGGAAAGCCTGAAGAAGATATAACCAACTTATCAGAAGAGGAGCTTGAAGCGAAATTTAATACTACTTACGCAAAACATTTAGATGCACGAAGAGATATACAATGTAAGATAGAAACACTGAATGAAGAATATAATATTTTAGATAGAAGAATTGAAGAAATAGAAGTGCAAATATCTAAAACACGTAAAAGAAATATAGATGTTCAAGTATATTTAAATGATGTAAATCTAGTACCTAAACTACATAAAGACAAAGAAGCATTTTTAGCAGAGGAAGGGAAGGAAGCTACGATTATAGACGAATTAGAAGAACGTATATCAACTTTAGATGAACTTAAAAAGAAACTTGATGAAGTACCTGTTAATAATGATGAGAGAGAACTTAAGGCAGATGATTTCAGAACAAATACACTTGAGCCTTCTCAAAATAACGTAGATGTTGCTATCAAACTGGTAAAAGAAAAAAGAACACTCGCGGAGACTATTGATAAAGAAGTAATGGAAATTATACTATTCAGCTCAGAAGAAGCAAGAAATGAAAGCCTAGTAAGAAGATTAACTGACGAAAACAGAAAAATTCTGCGAGCACAACTAGTCGCGACACTAAGCGCAACCTCTCAAACTACTGAGGTTTCACAAGCAGTCTTTGATGAATTAGCACAACTAGTCGCGACACTAAGCGCAGCCTCTCAAACTACTAAAGCTTCACAAGCAGTCTTTGATGAATTAACACAACTTAAAGAATCAATCAAAATAAGAAATGTAAGACAAAATCGTCTAATCACAGCTCTTATGGTTGCTGCTTTACTTTTAGTTGGTGGTAACTTCTTCAGCGAAGACAGTAACAATACAAGTCTAACAGGATATGATGACAGGACGGAAGAAGAGGACGACGACGATAACGATACAAGCGCAGAAAACACGGATGACACAAATAGTACGGAAAAAACTGAAGCTACCACTGCTGCTCTTACTTGGATACCCTCCTCCGCAACTACCCCTACTCAGCAAGAAGCCCCTACCCCTGCTCCTACTTCTACTCCTACTCCAACCCCTCCTCCAGCTACTAAAAAAGCAAAAGCGCCTGCCACAAAGAAACCTGCTTCAACAGAACCTACACCTACACCTACCCCATCACCACCAAACCCTTGGAGGAAACCAAACATATAAACCACACTTTATAAACACGAAGAAGGCATGAAAGATGTTTTTGACCGAACCGGTTTAAGGGGACAAACCTAGATGTTTTAACAAGATTTGCAAAAACAGAATTTGGCATAGAACAATCTGAAATAATGGCGATTCTTAAAGAATTAACAGAATATTTATCAAAAAAGGGAGAGCTTCAACAATTAGAGGTATTAAAAAATTACTTAGATGAGGCGACTAGACTGATTACAACATTCCCACGCCTACGTCAAGCTGAGGTTCCTTATTAGGGACCTCTTTTTATGGTAAAATATAAAGATTTTATAAATGTACATAAAAAAACTATCCCGCTAATGCAAAACTTCCACTGTCAATTCACCCCCTCTAACTCATTCGACTCATCTCGTAAGTGTTTTTCACTCGAATCAAGGCTAGTTTGGGCAAAAGAAGCTTCAGAGAACGGAGAGAGTAGTCCTGCCGAAATAGCAAGACATGCTATAACGCCGGAAAAGCTAGGGGAAGCTATAGTCAAACAACTTAGAAAGATTCTAAAAAAAGATATCCTTAAGGTAACTAGTGATAGTAAAGCCAGAGAAAGCACATCGCAAGAAGTAAGAATTGGAGGGAAGAACTATACAATTAAAAATGATGATTTAATACAGCTTGGATCACATCAATTAACTCGATCACTAACGGCCTCTCCACTTTGGGATGATATTAAAACTGCAATTCCAGATATAAGCAGTAGAAAAACAGAAATCATAGATTTGATGAGTTTATACAAAATTAGCATGACATCTCTTATACCAAAGGATGTATTTTGGCTTAAAACACTAAAAGAGGGGCTCTCTGAAACAGATAGAACAGAACTACAAGAGCTGGAAGATGCCTGGAATGAAACCGCCTCTCAGGACAGAGGGGAATTCAAAAAAGAGATGGAGAAAGAGTACAAGGCGGCAGTGGAAGATTCTAGAAGAAAAATGGAAGATGAAGAGGCGAAAGAAGCAGCTAAAGAGGGCCGTGCTACATCAGCACAAATGCGTGAATGGAAAAATTTTACCGATAAATTTAAAACAAAATCCGGCACAGTCGATAAATGGGAGGGTCTTACACCGGAATTAAAAACGCTTACATTAAGTAGTAATGATTTTACTGATCTTTTATCCATAGATGACATAAAGGAAACAAAATTTATAAGAGAAGATGCCGAAGGGAAGGCATTAACATTTGAAGCAACACCGGAAGAAATAGCCCTATTTGAAAAAATAACTGCATTCATTGGGGGGAATTTAGGATTTGGAGAGAACGTAATAAGGAATATGCAATCTCAAGTATCAAATGATATCTCAAACCCAACAAGCGAACCTGAGCATATTAAACAAGCGGAAGGAATGAGATTAGTATTAGTAAACTTGAGACAATTTGCAACCGGTTCTCACATATTCAAGAAAATCCTTGAAGATTTCAAAGGAAAAGATTATCAAACATTCTATGGAGCTTTCTACGACAACAACGGTAAGTTAACAAAAAGTAATAGCAAAGGACTAGGGAAATACATTTCAGACCTTGGATTAAAAGATGCTCTTACAACAGAAGAATATAATAAGATATTCCTTGTTGTATGTCCAGCTGCAATATATCAAACTTGCACCTCTTTAAAGAAAAAAGAAGAGGAGGCGGAAGCAAAAAGTGAACGTAAAAAAATCGCAGAAAAAGAGGCTGAAAAAATGGCGAAAGCGGAAATAGCAAGAATGAATGAGGAAAACGAACGTCAAAGAATTCAAGCACAAGAAACTGCAGAAAGAGAACAAAAAGAAGCGCTGTCCGCACAAGAAAGAGCAAAAGAAGATGCTAAAAAAGCAGAAGAAGAGGCGAAGAGACTTGAAGGTGAAAGGGCCGAAGCGGAGAAACATGATAGAGAATTAAAAGCACTTAAAGAAAAAGTAGGAACTGCTAGCACAAAAATGAAACAATATATTGACACTGTTAACCCAAATACAACTCAATGGGTAAATTTAAAAGACTTATCAGAATTACAAAAACCAATTCAGGACGAAGAAATCGAAAATGCAAATGAAGAAAACACATTTGAAGATTTACGAAAAGAATATATTGAAAAGGCAATAAAAATATATATGAGGGATTTAAGAGAATTAAATGCGATAGATTTCGCAACAAAAGTAAGAGGAGATAGCGTTTATGTAGAAAGTAAGTCAAAGGTAATACAAATCCCAGGGGGGGATACAACTACTATACCAGCGAAAAAAACATACATATCATTAACTATTTTTACCCTTGCACTAGAACGAACCGGGCTCAATGAGTACAAAAGATATTACTCAAGAGAGGCGAAGGATACGAGAGATGCCCTGTTGGCAAAGGCTACAAAAGCATTTGAAATTTTCAAAAAAGCAGACACACCAAATGAAGACATAGCCCCGGAAGATCTGGCAAAACCGGAATTCGCACAAATATTTGCTGAATTTAAATCCGGATCAGCTCCAGCCATCGCTTCAAACACGCCAAAACCAAAAACACAAGAAAAACAAAATCCATTTGATGATCTCGGGGATGATGCAAAGTTTACACAAACAAGAGGAAATGCACTCAGATTTGCGAAGTCAGGAAATATGAATAAAGCGAAACCATTATATGAAGAGGCACTTAAGTATGTAGAAGATAATTACAACCTTGGAGAAGGGGCGAATTCAGTCAAAATAATAGATAAGTACCTGGCAGTAGGTATTGAATACATAAACTATCTTTACAAGAGCATGGGAAGCAAAGCAGACGTAAAGCATTTTAAAAAAACCGTCGAACGCTTATCTAAAGTAAAAGATTACTGTCATGAATTTAAAATGCCTCTAGCTCAATGGGAACGGGCTTCAAGTCAAATACACGAAATAAAACTAATAAAATTTGGAACTGGCCCTGATAAAAGTTCAGAACTAAACTTCGCTGCACAAATAGCAGATCCAAGGGCCAAAGCCACATTTACAAGAATAGAAAGTAATGCAATAGAAGATACCAAGGGTGAAAAAGAAGCTTCTACATTTTTCTTTGAAGGAACATATACATTTGAGAATATAAATACAATCTTTACACAGAGCAAGCTCACGATAAACAACGTCGAAGTATCCTTAGAAAAAGGTAAAAAGTATAAAATAGAACAAAAGAATGGTGTTTCAAAAATAATTGAGATTATAAATAAAGGGACGTTACCAAATGGCGACACCCGTGTCACCTACAAAATAGATGATAAAACAAAAACTATTGTCATACCAAAGGATGGTGAATACAAAGTGATAGTCGAAGGTAGCATTGTGTATAAAATACCTTCAGTGGAAGAAATAGACGTCGCAAGCCTAAACAAAAGATTAAAGCAACTTGGGAAAATCAAAATAACAGAAGAACCCACTGAAGCTATTGCAGAGAGTAAAGATGTACAAGAAGAAACAAAACCTGCAATCGAAGAAAAACCAAAAGTTCACTCATATGGTCTACCGGAAGATAGGGCTGCGCTCGCCGGTTACATAAAGACAACCGAGGAACTATATATAAATAATGGAAATATAGTTAGTGCATCGATTATTGCGGAGACAATAGAAAAGGAATTTCCAAATATGGAAGGTGATGCTGCTCTGTATTTTGCAGATATGTGTATGGCTATAGCTGATGGTCTTTATAAACAATTGGCAAATGATGAGAGGACAGATTATGCAGACGTGGATATACGCTTAACTGAAGCGTTAGAATATTTTGAAAAAGCAAGTAAATATTCAGAGGTGGCAAAAGCTACCGGAAGTATAATAACCAGTGAAGTCCTAGATCAAAATCTAAGTAGTCATAGCTTGGGACAACTACAAAGAATTCAAATAAGTGATATTTCCGATTATAAAATCACAAGAACTTTTGATGTAAAAATAGATCCGATTGATAAAAAAATATCAGAGAAAATCAGTGCCGCAATTGAGGAAATAAATAAAGAGCGGAAAAAAACTAAATTCAAAAAATCATACATCAAAGATAATAGTATATTTGTTTATGTTTTCTCAGGAGACTCAATAAATAATAGCATAATCGATACAACGACAAAGTCACCACTATCTCTCAAAGAAATAGATGCTAAAAGAGTTGCAGACTTGGCCATCGCTGAAGCAGAGTTAGAAGTGGAGACGCAAGAAGAGCATGTCGCAGAACCTGTGGTAGAAACCGAGGCGGAAAGAATCACAAAAGAATTTGATACAAAAATAGCATATCTTATGAATGCTGATGAAAAGCCTGAAGTCGATGAAATGCTAAAACAAAGAATTGATTTCGATCAAATACTCGATTTATATAAATTGACTGAATTTGGAAGTTCAGACAAAAAGACAAGTTATGAAGGTCTCGCAGAGAAATTCATAAGTCTTGCGATAGATGGCATGATGTCAAAAATGGAAAGTTCATTCACTATTTCTCAAACAAATAATGGCAGAAGACAATCATGGTTAAAAGATAACAAATACTCTACAGAAAACTTCCTTGATTACTACTTTGAAAAAATGGGTGTTAAAGAATTTAAGACGAAACTCATTAGCAATGAAGATATTAAAGAAAAAGCCGAAACACAATTAAATGGAAGTGAATATGTAAAAACCGCCCTACTCTTCGATGTTTCAATTAGTGATAAATTTAAAGCTATAGTATCAAAAGCAGATACAAAAACTGTAGGTGAATGGATTTACCCGGATAGAGTGCCGGACCCTATTACAGATGCAGGACTTTCAAAGATGTTAGCACCTGCAAGATATTTAAGGTGGGTTAAAGAAGAAGTCTTCAAAGATCAAAGAGATCTGTTCCATGAAGATGATAGAGATGCTGCAGAAAAAATAATAAAAGATTTTTTGATAGCGAATCTAAGCAATGATAGCCTTAAAAAAACTGCTGAAGAAGTAAATAAATATGAAGAAGTGCCAATCACCGATCTCGAAAATGCAACAAAAGAAATCCTCGCTACAGATATATTTATGAATGCGGCAACACT carries:
- the truB gene encoding tRNA pseudouridine(55) synthase TruB; translation: MEISEKLSGFLLVNKPHGWTSFDCVKLIRGILERGLRERGFTLKRLKVGHSGTLDPFATGLLIIGIGKGTSAMSRFSDFNKTYIADIGFGIESPTFDLDCSDLSVCTEPYDFQLEKIVSALNSFVGVQQQLPPQFSALKVNGKRAYELARKGIEVELKTREITVFPTDDDGGIDYVMDEVSEVSIGEEVCFVPVLSGVRYAVSKGTYIRSLVRDLGEKLGVPAVLIGLERINIYAPNFTDNVGEKSLFPVTCTSKSSAPSIEAGVSITTGISSTGAGLTVSQFVLKNGFFTLDQALMFSKETTFDEIIDAMREL
- a CDS encoding UDP-N-acetylmuramoyl-L-alanyl-D-glutamate--2,6-diaminopimelate ligase, with translation MDFVKKIFPDRHPFRLAYHKLKAVAAAVYYGFPASRMTVIGVTGTKGKTTTCHLIAKIFESSGHKVGMTTSTHFQIAGNRWVNKTKQNTPSPFVLQKMLRDMVKAGCTHAVLEVSSHAITQHRIYGVNVDTAVLTQIDEDHIEYHGSHKAYRGEKLKLFRSLSAGKRKANVKKVAVLNQDDQYYDEFKDVASDFTYIYGLNRGTCTAEFINLHAGGTEFVLKIPNHNERIVTKLVGKFNIYNTLAAISAALANGISTHAIKDALEDLEPIPGRQEWIDTGQDFSVVVDYAHTVDSLKQLCEIFKPLTKGKLILIFGCTGGGRDRSKRSKMGEVADKYADFIVLTDDDPYTEDRMEILKDIAKGIKREEGPCVGNKGLWLIPDRKEAIRLGLTVARKNDTVVIAGKGCEEVQAMGDKLIPWDDRVVARELLSRELELTLPGGEKVSGNKCFVS
- a CDS encoding riboflavin kinase; this translates as MIKELFAVTSPIIRGAGMGKTLGFPTINLVYPDFSEFETGVYACRVSLPDAQYLGVMHLGPRDTFDGAETFEVYLFDFEDRELYGVEAHTEVFHKLRSVEKFSNPDDLVAQIEKDVKKAKKFFFEHEFTCAD
- the raiA gene encoding ribosome-associated translation inhibitor RaiA, which codes for MQIDITTHDILVNPEHKSYVTDKIAALGSLGDRVDDPSTRVKVEIKKAVNRTEGKHVECQITMAVPKSILRAEVHANQVTEAIDLAVAKLKKQVNRYASRSHKRDKEGRWVMESAGIQIPRIVNEEFTPPPVLITRRKRYSNTEAMHEEEAIEQMELIGHSCFIFENLDTNRFSMIYRKEDNTYGVIEPKMAGDLE
- the tpiA gene encoding triose-phosphate isomerase produces the protein MKFPLIITNFKVYDEGFGADAVRMAKIHEKVAKETGVSIGIAVSALDLKEIVNSVDIPVFVQHIDPISCGKGTGGVLPEAVKDVGAYGTLLNHSEKRINRDELAHCIRRAKEVGLKQIVCAESAEEGVAFLEFDPDMIAVEPTELIGGDISVSTANPEIIDRSVEFIGEGKVIIGAGIKDCRDVKIAFELGASGILIASGIMKALDPEKALLDLVEGIKLAHSNKY